A DNA window from Buttiauxella agrestis contains the following coding sequences:
- the purL gene encoding phosphoribosylformylglycinamidine synthase, producing MMEILRGSPALSAFRINKLLARFNDANLPVSDIYAEYIHFADLEAPLTAEEHARLQRLLKYGPTLADHAPTGNLILVTPRPGTISPWSSKATDIARNCDLAKVKRLERGVAYYITASTLTDAQRQEIAALLHDRMMESVFGALDDAQQLFSHHTPAPVQSVDLLTQGREALVEANIRLGLALAEDEIDYLQDAFTKLGRNPNDIELYMFAQANSEHCRHKIFNADWIIDGVEQPKSLFKMIKNTFEKTPDYVLSAYKDNAAVMEGSQVGRFFADHEAGRYDYHQEDAHILMKVETHNHPTAISPWPGAATGSGGEIRDEGATGRGAKPKAGLVGFSVSNLRIPGFEQPWEEDFGKPDRIVTALDIMTDGPLGGAAFNNEFGRPALTGYFRTYEEQVNSHNGVELRGYHKPIMLAGGIGNIRADHVQKGEITVGAKLIVLGGPSMNIGLGGGAASSMASGQSDADLDFASVQRDNPEMERRCQEVIDRCWELGDANPILFIHDVGAGGLSNAMPELVSDGGRGGRFELRDILNDEPGMSPLEVWCNESQERYVLAVAPDQLPLFDELCRRERAPYAVIGEATEEKHLTLNDSHFDNQPIDMPLDVLLGKTPKMERNVETLKAKGDALDCRNITIADAVNRVLHLPTVAEKTFLVTIGDRSVTGMVARDQMVGPWQIPVANCAVTTASLDSYYGEAMSLGERAPVALLDFAASGRLAVGEALTNIAATQIGALNRIKLSANWMSAAGHPGEDAGLYEAVKAVGEELCPMLGLTIPVGKDSMSMKTRWQEGTEQREMTSPLSLVITAFARVEDVRRTVTPQLQTEDNALLLIDLGAGHNALGATALSQVYRQLGDKPADVRSAEQLKGFFNAIQALVAEQKLLAYHDRSDGGLLVTLAEMAFAGHCGVEADIAALGKDHLAALFNEELGAVIQVKAADRAAVEKTLADHGLADCVHFLGKAVAGDRFTLTADGHAVFSESRTTLRMWWAETTWQMQRLRDNPECADQEHEAKANDNDPGLNVKLSFDIKEDIAAPFIAKGARPKVAVLREQGVNSHVEMAAAFHRAGFDAIDVHMSDLLAGRRGLEDFQALVACGGFSYGDVLGAGEGWAKSILFNSRVRDEFETFFHRPQTLALGVCNGCQMMSNLRELIPGSDLWPRFVRNHSDRFEARFSLVEVTSSPSLLLQGMVGSHMPIAVSHGEGHVEVRDAAHLAALESKGLVALRFIDNFGKVTQNYPANPNGSPNGITAVTNESGRVTIMMPHPERVFRTVSNSWHPEEWGEDSPWMRIFRNARKQLG from the coding sequence ATGATGGAAATTCTGCGTGGTTCGCCCGCTTTATCGGCATTTCGTATTAACAAATTACTGGCCCGCTTTAATGACGCCAACCTTCCGGTCAGCGACATTTATGCCGAGTATATTCACTTTGCCGATCTCGAGGCGCCGCTAACGGCTGAAGAGCACGCCCGCCTGCAACGGTTGTTGAAATATGGTCCAACCCTTGCCGACCACGCCCCGACTGGCAACCTGATTCTGGTTACGCCACGTCCTGGTACCATCTCACCCTGGTCCTCCAAAGCCACTGACATTGCCCGTAACTGCGATCTCGCCAAAGTTAAGCGCCTTGAACGCGGCGTGGCGTATTACATCACTGCCAGCACATTGACCGATGCACAGCGCCAGGAAATTGCTGCGTTGCTGCACGACCGCATGATGGAAAGCGTGTTCGGTGCGCTGGACGATGCACAGCAACTGTTCTCTCATCACACGCCTGCGCCGGTGCAAAGCGTTGACCTGTTAACGCAGGGCCGCGAAGCGCTGGTGGAAGCCAATATCCGTTTAGGACTGGCTTTGGCAGAAGATGAAATCGACTACTTGCAGGATGCGTTCACCAAACTGGGGCGCAACCCGAATGACATCGAGCTGTATATGTTCGCGCAGGCTAACTCCGAACATTGCCGCCACAAGATTTTTAACGCCGACTGGATTATTGACGGCGTGGAACAGCCTAAATCGCTGTTCAAAATGATTAAAAACACCTTTGAGAAAACGCCTGACTACGTGTTATCGGCATATAAAGATAACGCTGCAGTCATGGAAGGCTCACAGGTAGGGCGCTTCTTTGCCGACCACGAAGCGGGACGTTACGACTATCACCAGGAAGACGCACATATCCTGATGAAAGTTGAAACTCACAACCACCCAACCGCGATTTCCCCTTGGCCGGGTGCGGCGACCGGTTCAGGCGGTGAAATCCGTGATGAAGGCGCAACAGGCCGTGGCGCAAAACCGAAAGCGGGCCTGGTAGGTTTCTCCGTTTCGAACCTGCGCATTCCAGGCTTTGAACAGCCATGGGAAGAAGATTTCGGCAAGCCCGATCGCATTGTGACCGCGCTGGATATCATGACCGACGGCCCTCTGGGCGGCGCGGCATTTAACAACGAATTTGGTCGTCCGGCGCTGACAGGCTACTTCCGTACCTACGAAGAGCAAGTTAACAGCCACAACGGCGTCGAACTGCGCGGCTATCACAAGCCAATCATGCTGGCGGGCGGTATCGGCAACATTCGCGCCGATCATGTGCAGAAAGGCGAAATCACCGTCGGGGCGAAACTTATCGTCCTCGGCGGCCCGTCGATGAACATTGGCCTGGGCGGCGGTGCTGCATCCTCTATGGCTTCAGGCCAGTCTGATGCGGATCTCGACTTTGCTTCCGTACAGCGCGACAACCCGGAAATGGAACGTCGTTGCCAGGAAGTCATCGACCGCTGCTGGGAACTGGGCGATGCCAACCCGATTCTGTTTATTCATGATGTGGGCGCGGGTGGTCTTTCCAACGCTATGCCTGAACTGGTGAGTGACGGCGGTCGCGGTGGTCGTTTTGAGCTGCGCGATATCCTGAACGATGAACCAGGCATGAGCCCGCTGGAAGTGTGGTGTAACGAATCCCAGGAACGTTATGTTCTGGCCGTTGCCCCAGACCAGTTGCCGCTGTTCGACGAACTGTGCCGGCGTGAACGAGCGCCATATGCCGTGATTGGTGAAGCGACGGAAGAAAAACATCTGACGCTTAACGACAGCCATTTCGACAACCAGCCAATTGATATGCCGCTGGATGTGTTGCTCGGCAAAACACCGAAAATGGAACGTAATGTTGAAACGCTGAAAGCGAAAGGCGACGCGCTGGATTGCCGTAACATCACGATTGCCGATGCGGTCAATCGTGTGCTGCATTTGCCGACCGTGGCTGAAAAAACGTTCCTCGTGACTATCGGCGACCGCTCCGTCACCGGCATGGTCGCGCGTGATCAAATGGTTGGCCCGTGGCAGATCCCGGTGGCTAACTGTGCGGTCACGACTGCAAGTCTGGATAGCTATTACGGTGAAGCGATGTCTCTGGGCGAACGTGCGCCGGTCGCGTTGCTGGACTTCGCAGCATCAGGTCGCCTGGCGGTCGGTGAAGCGTTGACCAACATTGCGGCTACGCAAATTGGTGCACTCAACCGTATTAAACTCTCGGCAAACTGGATGTCCGCAGCCGGTCATCCGGGTGAAGATGCTGGCTTGTATGAAGCGGTGAAAGCCGTGGGCGAAGAACTTTGCCCGATGTTGGGCCTGACCATCCCAGTGGGCAAAGACTCTATGTCGATGAAAACCCGCTGGCAGGAAGGCACCGAGCAACGCGAGATGACCTCTCCGCTGTCGCTGGTGATCACCGCATTTGCCCGTGTTGAAGATGTTCGTCGCACCGTTACGCCACAGCTGCAAACCGAAGATAACGCCCTGCTGCTTATCGATTTAGGTGCTGGTCATAACGCGTTGGGCGCTACCGCACTTTCTCAGGTTTACCGCCAGTTGGGTGACAAACCTGCCGATGTGCGCAGTGCCGAACAGCTCAAAGGCTTCTTCAACGCCATTCAGGCGCTGGTTGCTGAGCAAAAACTGCTGGCCTATCACGACCGTTCCGACGGTGGTTTGCTGGTGACTCTGGCGGAGATGGCATTTGCCGGTCACTGTGGTGTGGAAGCGGATATTGCCGCACTTGGCAAAGACCATCTGGCTGCGCTGTTTAACGAAGAGTTAGGCGCGGTAATCCAGGTGAAAGCAGCCGATCGTGCCGCCGTTGAGAAAACGTTGGCAGACCACGGTCTTGCGGATTGCGTTCACTTCCTCGGCAAAGCCGTGGCGGGGGACCGTTTCACACTAACCGCCGATGGTCATGCGGTATTTAGCGAAAGCCGCACCACGCTTCGCATGTGGTGGGCAGAAACCACCTGGCAGATGCAGCGCCTGCGCGATAACCCGGAATGTGCCGATCAAGAACATGAAGCGAAAGCCAATGACAACGATCCTGGCCTGAACGTTAAACTGAGCTTCGATATTAAAGAAGATATCGCGGCGCCGTTTATTGCCAAAGGTGCGCGTCCGAAAGTGGCTGTACTACGCGAGCAGGGCGTTAACTCCCACGTTGAAATGGCGGCCGCCTTCCACCGCGCGGGCTTTGATGCCATCGACGTACACATGAGTGATTTACTGGCAGGCCGTCGTGGTCTGGAAGATTTCCAGGCGCTGGTGGCGTGTGGCGGCTTCTCTTACGGCGACGTACTGGGTGCTGGCGAAGGTTGGGCGAAGTCCATTCTGTTCAACTCCCGGGTGCGCGATGAGTTCGAAACCTTCTTCCATCGTCCACAAACCCTGGCCTTGGGCGTGTGTAACGGCTGCCAGATGATGTCGAACCTGCGCGAACTGATTCCTGGAAGCGATCTGTGGCCGCGCTTTGTGCGTAACCATTCAGACCGCTTTGAAGCGCGCTTCAGTCTGGTAGAAGTCACCTCCAGCCCGTCTTTACTGCTGCAAGGCATGGTCGGCTCCCATATGCCAATCGCGGTTTCTCACGGCGAAGGGCACGTGGAAGTGCGCGATGCGGCGCATCTGGCCGCACTGGAAAGCAAAGGGCTGGTGGCACTGCGCTTTATCGACAACTTCGGCAAAGTTACGCAAAACTACCCGGCGAACCCGAACGGTTCCCCGAACGGTATTACGGCAGTGACCAACGAAAGCGGGCGCGTGACCATTATGATGCCGCACCCTGAGCGTGTGTTCCGTACTGTAAGTAACTCCTGGCACCCGGAAGAGTGGGGCGAGGACAGCCCGTGGATGCGCATCTTCCGGAATGCGCGTAAACAACTCGGTTAA
- a CDS encoding sensor histidine kinase, which translates to MKLLNQWHFFPRSLRQLVMMAFLLVLVPLLVLAWQAWQSLNALSDQAAVTNRTTLVDARRSEAMTNVALEMERSYRQYCVLDDTTLAKVYEGQRKRYAQMLEAHAGVLPDNHLYQTLRQSLNDLAEIQCKNSGPDSAAAAHLETFATANAEMVQATRAVVFSRGQQLQQEIAERGQFFGWQALVLFLLSVALVIIFTRMIIGPVKGIERMINLLGEGHSLGNAVLFKGPRELRSVGQRIVWLSERLSWLESQRHEFLRHISHELKTPLASMREGTELLADQVVGPLTNDQKEVVEILDNSSRHLQKLIEQLLDYNRKLADVPVELEKVELAPLVDVIIAAHSLPARAKMMRTVCDFIPEPVLAEPMLLMSVLDNLYSNAVHYGSESGTIYLRSTQVGNTLHIDVGNTGDPIPPAEREMIFEPFYQGSHQRKGAVKGSGLGLSIAQDCIRRMHGELHLIDDETADVCFRIELPVFPENK; encoded by the coding sequence ATGAAGCTATTGAACCAGTGGCACTTTTTCCCTCGCTCCCTACGTCAGCTTGTCATGATGGCCTTTTTGCTGGTGCTGGTTCCCTTGCTGGTGCTGGCGTGGCAAGCCTGGCAAAGTCTGAATGCCCTGAGCGACCAGGCCGCCGTCACCAATCGCACAACGCTTGTGGATGCGCGTCGCAGTGAAGCGATGACCAACGTGGCGCTGGAAATGGAACGGAGTTATCGACAGTACTGCGTGCTGGACGATACCACGCTCGCTAAGGTTTATGAGGGGCAGCGCAAACGTTACGCGCAAATGCTCGAAGCCCACGCTGGCGTCCTGCCGGACAATCATCTTTATCAAACATTGCGCCAGTCGCTCAACGACCTCGCTGAAATTCAATGCAAAAACAGTGGGCCAGATTCTGCTGCCGCGGCACACCTTGAAACCTTCGCCACGGCTAATGCTGAAATGGTGCAAGCGACACGCGCGGTGGTGTTCTCTCGTGGGCAGCAACTCCAGCAAGAAATCGCCGAACGCGGACAGTTCTTCGGCTGGCAGGCGCTGGTGCTGTTTTTGTTAAGCGTCGCGCTGGTGATTATCTTCACACGCATGATTATCGGCCCGGTTAAAGGCATTGAACGGATGATCAACTTGCTGGGCGAAGGGCATTCGTTGGGCAACGCGGTACTGTTTAAAGGGCCGCGCGAATTGCGCTCGGTGGGGCAGCGAATTGTCTGGTTAAGCGAACGTCTGTCCTGGCTTGAATCTCAGCGTCATGAGTTTTTACGCCATATCTCACATGAGTTAAAAACTCCCCTCGCCAGTATGCGCGAAGGCACTGAACTGCTGGCAGACCAGGTCGTTGGGCCGCTAACCAACGACCAAAAAGAGGTGGTCGAAATCCTCGATAACAGCAGTCGTCACTTGCAAAAATTGATTGAACAATTGCTGGATTACAACCGCAAACTGGCGGACGTTCCGGTCGAACTTGAGAAAGTTGAATTGGCACCGTTAGTGGATGTGATTATTGCCGCTCACAGTTTGCCAGCACGGGCTAAAATGATGCGTACCGTATGTGATTTTATCCCGGAGCCTGTCCTCGCCGAACCCATGCTGCTCATGAGCGTATTGGATAATCTCTATTCCAATGCGGTGCACTATGGGTCTGAATCCGGTACCATTTATTTACGTAGCACGCAGGTGGGGAACACTCTTCACATTGATGTCGGTAATACGGGTGATCCTATTCCGCCTGCGGAGCGAGAGATGATTTTTGAACCTTTTTATCAGGGAAGTCACCAGCGCAAAGGTGCGGTTAAAGGGAGTGGCCTGGGCCTGAGTATCGCCCAGGATTGTATCCGTCGCATGCATGGCGAATTGCATCTGATTGACGATGAAACGGCAGATGTCTGCTTCCGAATTGAGTTGCCTGTTTTTCCCGAGAACAAATAA
- the qseG gene encoding two-component system QseEF-associated lipoprotein QseG, which translates to MKVTIFRPLSALLLPLLLASCVQNAAPKDVKHPPVAEEPEQQLADYLSTDCEDIWQNQSHDSMSNPLYWLRAMDCAERLAPAQARAEARRWPSDSWRDTFKRGILLANAKISPTERRRYMVKLDAMTAEVPSQMRSLFQVWRDGQASLLALSDERTRYSKLQQSSDSELDTLREQQQRLRSQLSLTTRKLENLTDIERQLSSRKPASTELPDNTKPAQEAKP; encoded by the coding sequence ATGAAAGTGACTATTTTTCGCCCTTTGTCAGCATTGCTCCTGCCCTTATTGCTGGCGAGTTGTGTGCAAAACGCAGCGCCCAAAGACGTAAAACATCCGCCGGTGGCAGAAGAGCCGGAACAACAGCTAGCGGATTACCTATCGACAGATTGTGAAGATATCTGGCAAAACCAGAGCCACGACTCGATGAGCAACCCGCTGTACTGGCTGCGGGCGATGGACTGCGCCGAACGTTTAGCGCCTGCACAGGCGCGAGCGGAAGCACGTCGCTGGCCGTCCGATAGCTGGCGCGATACCTTCAAGCGAGGCATTTTGCTGGCGAATGCCAAAATCTCCCCCACCGAGCGCCGTCGTTACATGGTTAAGCTCGATGCGATGACAGCTGAAGTCCCTTCGCAAATGCGTTCATTGTTCCAGGTCTGGCGTGATGGGCAGGCATCTTTGCTGGCACTTTCTGACGAACGCACGCGCTACAGTAAATTGCAGCAATCCTCAGACAGCGAGCTGGACACGCTGCGTGAGCAGCAACAACGGCTCAGAAGCCAGTTAAGTTTGACCACCCGAAAACTGGAAAACTTAACCGACATCGAGCGCCAGCTTTCCAGCCGTAAACCTGCCAGCACAGAATTGCCGGACAACACCAAACCCGCGCAGGAGGCGAAACCATGA
- the glrR gene encoding two-component system response regulator GlrR, protein MTQRKPARLLLVDDDPGLLKLLGMRLTSEGYTVSTAESGAEGLRLLGREKIDLVISDLRMDEMDGMALFAEIQKVYPGMPVIILTAHGSIPDAVAATQQGVFSFLTKPVDKDALYKAIDDALVHSVIAGDDMWRDTIVTRSPAMLRLLEQARMVAQSDVSVLINGQSGTGKEILAQAIHNASPRSKKAFIAINCGALPEQLLESELFGHARGAFTGAVSSREGLFQAAEGGTLFLDEIGDMPIPLQVKLLRVLQERKVRPLGSNRDLDINVRILSATHRDLPKAMERGEFREDLFYRLNVVSLKIPALQERAEDVPLLANHLLRQSADRHKPFVRSFSTDAMKRLMAASWPGNVRQLVNVIEQCVALTSAPVISDALVHQALEGENTALPTFVEARNQFELNYLRKLLQMTKGNVTQAARVAGRNRTEFYKLLSRHELDANDFKE, encoded by the coding sequence ATGACGCAACGTAAACCCGCCAGATTACTGCTGGTCGATGACGATCCGGGCTTGCTGAAACTTCTCGGTATGCGCCTGACGAGCGAAGGTTACACCGTCTCGACCGCCGAAAGCGGTGCCGAAGGGTTGCGTCTGCTTGGTCGTGAAAAAATCGACTTGGTGATCAGTGATTTGCGGATGGACGAAATGGACGGTATGGCGCTGTTCGCTGAAATCCAGAAAGTGTATCCGGGCATGCCGGTGATCATTTTGACCGCTCACGGCTCGATTCCTGACGCCGTCGCGGCAACGCAACAGGGCGTGTTTAGTTTCCTGACTAAGCCTGTCGATAAAGACGCGCTTTATAAAGCCATTGACGATGCGCTGGTGCACTCGGTCATCGCCGGAGACGACATGTGGCGCGATACCATCGTCACTCGAAGCCCCGCGATGCTGCGTTTGCTGGAGCAGGCGCGCATGGTTGCGCAGTCGGACGTCAGTGTGTTGATTAACGGGCAAAGTGGCACCGGCAAAGAGATTCTGGCGCAGGCCATTCATAACGCCAGCCCGCGCAGCAAAAAAGCATTTATCGCCATTAACTGCGGCGCGCTGCCGGAACAGCTACTGGAATCCGAGCTTTTTGGTCATGCCCGTGGTGCGTTTACCGGTGCGGTCAGCAGCAGGGAAGGGTTATTCCAGGCCGCAGAAGGCGGAACGTTATTCCTCGATGAAATTGGCGACATGCCAATTCCTTTGCAGGTCAAATTGTTACGTGTTTTGCAGGAGCGCAAAGTGCGCCCGTTGGGCAGCAACCGCGACCTGGATATCAACGTGCGTATTCTCTCGGCTACTCACCGTGATTTACCTAAAGCGATGGAGCGCGGCGAGTTTCGTGAAGACTTATTTTACCGTCTGAACGTGGTGAGCCTGAAAATTCCAGCGTTGCAAGAGCGTGCAGAAGATGTGCCGTTGCTGGCAAACCATTTGTTACGTCAGTCCGCCGACAGGCATAAACCGTTTGTGCGCAGCTTCTCAACCGATGCCATGAAGCGGCTGATGGCGGCAAGCTGGCCGGGCAACGTGCGCCAGTTGGTCAACGTGATTGAACAATGTGTAGCGTTGACGTCCGCTCCGGTTATCAGCGATGCGCTGGTGCATCAGGCGCTGGAAGGTGAGAACACCGCGCTGCCGACGTTTGTCGAAGCGCGTAATCAGTTTGAGCTGAATTACCTGCGCAAACTGTTGCAAATGACCAAAGGAAATGTGACTCAGGCGGCGCGTGTTGCGGGGCGTAACCGTACCGAATTCTACAAATTACTCTCACGGCATGAGCTCGATGCCAATGACTTTAAAGAGTAG
- the glnB gene encoding nitrogen regulatory protein P-II: protein MKKIDAIIKPFKLDDVREALAEVGITGMTVTEVKGFGRQKGHTELYRGAEYMVDFLPKVKIEIVVTDDIVDTCVDTIIRTAQTGKIGDGKIFVFDVARVVRIRTGEEDDAAI from the coding sequence ATGAAAAAAATTGATGCGATTATTAAACCGTTCAAGCTGGATGACGTTCGCGAAGCGCTGGCAGAAGTTGGCATCACTGGCATGACGGTCACAGAAGTTAAAGGTTTTGGTCGTCAGAAAGGGCATACCGAACTGTACCGTGGCGCTGAGTACATGGTGGATTTCCTGCCGAAAGTGAAAATTGAAATTGTCGTCACCGACGATATCGTTGATACCTGCGTGGATACCATCATCCGCACCGCGCAAACCGGCAAAATCGGCGATGGTAAAATCTTTGTCTTCGATGTAGCTCGCGTGGTGCGTATCCGTACTGGCGAAGAAGACGACGCCGCGATTTAA
- the hmpA gene encoding NO-inducible flavohemoprotein: MLDAQTIAVVKSTIPLLAATGPKLTAHFYERMFSHNPELKEIFNMSNQRNGDQREALFNAICAYATNIENLAVLLPAVEKIAQKHTSFQIKPEQYDIVGGHLLATLDEMFSPGEEVLDAWGKAYGVLAGVFINREAEIYQDNAAKNGGWEGTRAFRIVAKEPQSTLITSFEFEPVDGKSVADYQPGQYLGVWLKPEGFPHQEIRQYSLTRKADGKSYRIAVKREDLGQVSSWLHNHAQVGDEVHLAAPAGDFFMDVNAQTPVTLISAGVGQTPMLAMLDTLAKTQHAAQVNWFHAADHSDVHAFADEVTLLGAQLPRFENHVWYRQPRENCRAQAKFDSEGLMDLVALESKISAPDMQFYLCGPVSFMRFAAEQLVKLGVEQSRIHYECFGPHKVM, encoded by the coding sequence ATGCTTGATGCCCAAACCATCGCTGTTGTGAAATCCACCATTCCCCTGCTTGCCGCGACCGGTCCAAAACTTACCGCACACTTTTACGAACGTATGTTCAGCCATAACCCTGAGCTGAAAGAAATCTTTAATATGAGCAACCAGCGCAACGGCGATCAGCGTGAAGCGCTGTTCAATGCTATCTGCGCGTACGCGACCAATATTGAAAATCTGGCGGTGCTGTTGCCTGCGGTAGAAAAAATTGCCCAGAAGCACACCAGCTTCCAGATCAAACCTGAGCAGTACGATATTGTCGGCGGCCATCTTTTGGCTACGCTGGATGAAATGTTCAGCCCGGGCGAGGAAGTGCTGGATGCCTGGGGCAAAGCGTATGGTGTGTTGGCGGGCGTGTTTATCAATCGTGAAGCGGAAATCTATCAGGACAATGCAGCGAAAAATGGCGGTTGGGAAGGCACTCGCGCGTTCCGTATTGTGGCAAAAGAGCCGCAAAGCACATTGATTACCAGCTTTGAGTTTGAGCCTGTCGATGGCAAATCCGTTGCCGATTATCAGCCTGGCCAATACCTCGGTGTGTGGTTGAAACCAGAAGGTTTCCCGCATCAAGAAATTCGCCAGTATTCACTGACTCGTAAAGCCGATGGCAAAAGCTATCGCATTGCAGTGAAGCGTGAAGATTTGGGTCAGGTTTCAAGCTGGTTGCATAACCACGCACAAGTAGGTGATGAAGTGCATCTGGCTGCGCCTGCCGGTGATTTCTTTATGGACGTGAACGCACAAACTCCGGTTACGCTGATTTCCGCAGGCGTTGGCCAGACGCCGATGTTGGCAATGTTGGATACACTGGCAAAAACTCAGCATGCAGCCCAGGTGAACTGGTTCCACGCGGCAGACCATAGCGACGTGCACGCGTTTGCCGATGAAGTGACTCTGCTGGGTGCGCAATTGCCACGTTTTGAAAACCACGTGTGGTATCGCCAACCGAGAGAAAACTGCCGCGCTCAGGCGAAGTTTGATAGCGAAGGTTTGATGGATTTAGTCGCTCTTGAGAGCAAAATCAGTGCACCAGATATGCAGTTTTATCTGTGCGGGCCGGTGAGCTTTATGCGTTTTGCAGCGGAGCAATTAGTGAAGTTGGGCGTTGAGCAGAGCCGAATTCACTATGAGTGTTTTGGCCCGCATAAAGTGATGTAA
- the glyA gene encoding serine hydroxymethyltransferase: protein MLKREMNIADYDAQLWQAMEQEKVRQEEHIELIASENYTSPRVMQAQGSQLTNKYAEGYPGKRYYGGCEYVDVVEQLAIDRAKELFGADYANVQPHSGSQANFAVYTTLLEPGDTVLGMNLAHGGHLTHGSPVNFSGKLYNIVPYGIDETGHIDYADLEKQAKEHKPKMIIGGFSAYSGVVDWAKMREIADMVDAKLFVDMAHVAGLIAAGVYPNPVPHAHVVTTTTHKTLAGPRGGLILAKGGSEELYKKLNSAVFPGAQGGPLMHVIAGKAVALKEAMEPEFKTYQHQVAKNAKAMVAVFLERGYKVVSGGTDNHLFLLDLVDKNLTGKEADAALGRANITVNKNSVPNDPKSPFVTSGIRIGTPAVTRRGFTEADVRELAGWMCDVLDSINDEAVIERTKQKVLDICARLPVYA from the coding sequence ATGTTAAAACGTGAAATGAACATTGCCGATTATGATGCCCAACTGTGGCAGGCTATGGAGCAAGAAAAAGTACGTCAGGAAGAGCACATTGAACTGATCGCCTCCGAAAACTACACCAGCCCGCGCGTAATGCAGGCTCAGGGTTCTCAGTTAACCAACAAATACGCAGAAGGCTACCCAGGCAAGCGTTACTACGGCGGCTGTGAATATGTCGACGTGGTTGAGCAACTGGCTATCGACCGTGCAAAAGAGCTGTTCGGCGCTGATTACGCTAACGTACAGCCGCACTCCGGTTCACAGGCTAACTTTGCGGTATACACCACTTTGCTGGAACCAGGCGATACCGTTCTGGGTATGAACCTGGCACACGGCGGCCACCTGACACACGGTTCCCCGGTAAACTTCTCCGGCAAGCTGTACAACATCGTTCCTTACGGCATCGATGAAACTGGTCACATTGATTACGCAGATCTGGAAAAACAAGCCAAAGAACACAAACCGAAAATGATCATCGGTGGTTTCTCTGCTTATTCCGGCGTCGTTGACTGGGCAAAAATGCGTGAAATCGCTGACATGGTCGATGCGAAGCTGTTCGTCGATATGGCGCACGTTGCAGGCCTGATTGCGGCTGGCGTTTACCCGAACCCGGTTCCACATGCTCACGTTGTGACGACCACAACGCACAAAACGTTGGCAGGTCCACGCGGTGGTTTAATCCTCGCGAAAGGTGGCAGCGAAGAGCTGTACAAGAAACTGAACTCCGCGGTATTCCCAGGCGCGCAGGGCGGCCCACTGATGCACGTCATCGCGGGCAAAGCTGTGGCACTGAAAGAAGCCATGGAACCTGAGTTCAAAACTTACCAGCACCAGGTTGCCAAAAACGCGAAAGCGATGGTTGCAGTGTTCCTGGAACGTGGCTACAAAGTGGTTTCTGGCGGTACTGATAACCACCTGTTCTTGCTGGACCTGGTTGATAAAAACCTGACCGGTAAAGAAGCTGATGCAGCGCTGGGCCGTGCAAACATCACCGTGAACAAAAACAGCGTGCCAAACGATCCTAAGAGCCCGTTTGTGACTTCCGGTATCCGTATCGGTACGCCTGCGGTGACGCGCCGTGGCTTCACTGAAGCTGACGTCCGTGAACTGGCTGGCTGGATGTGTGATGTGTTGGATAGCATCAACGACGAAGCGGTTATCGAGCGCACTAAGCAGAAAGTTCTCGATATCTGCGCACGCTTACCGGTGTACGCATAA